In the genome of Coraliomargarita algicola, one region contains:
- a CDS encoding glycosyltransferase family 2 protein has product MTVSIIVPCYNVASYLDRFFESIIGQTHRQLEIIIVNDGSTDETLAGLRRYVPKLEECGFSVNLIDQQNRGLAGAVDTGLKYVSGEFLTWPDPDDWLTPDSIERRVELMREFPDAGLLRTASKLFIQKYDKLEGHIGLIDGPPRIVDNIFGRHFLGRTHYHPVCHFVRTEAFLATTGRSIHVAPGGNSQNLQMLLPLSERYPTIEAGDICAFYTVRDDSRSRRDVTALPKIKRTHMLLDNLLQTIPKLCGNHDQYGRVAEQAWLRNRVLMLAFEGNCPEEGIQVLDRCGFGSLRARLVRVLLRLKAKLFPHNNQITLEGQKAPLSSRAFLKLVWFNPDSVSLPLKADDKN; this is encoded by the coding sequence ATGACAGTCAGTATCATCGTACCTTGCTACAATGTAGCATCTTATTTGGATCGTTTTTTCGAGTCTATTATTGGGCAAACTCATAGGCAGCTTGAAATAATTATTGTTAACGATGGGTCGACCGATGAAACACTTGCAGGCTTGAGGCGTTATGTCCCCAAATTGGAGGAATGTGGTTTTTCCGTTAATTTGATCGACCAACAGAATCGAGGTCTCGCAGGAGCAGTTGATACGGGCCTTAAATATGTTAGCGGCGAGTTTCTAACTTGGCCAGATCCGGACGACTGGCTCACGCCCGATTCGATCGAGCGTAGGGTAGAGCTAATGCGCGAGTTTCCTGATGCAGGTCTTTTACGAACAGCTTCTAAGTTGTTTATCCAGAAATATGACAAGTTGGAGGGGCATATAGGATTGATCGACGGCCCGCCGCGAATCGTGGATAATATCTTTGGCCGTCATTTTCTTGGTAGAACACATTACCATCCGGTATGTCATTTTGTCAGGACAGAGGCGTTTTTGGCCACGACGGGGCGTTCCATTCATGTTGCTCCGGGAGGCAACTCGCAGAATTTGCAGATGTTGCTTCCGCTTTCGGAACGTTATCCAACAATTGAGGCGGGTGATATATGCGCCTTTTACACGGTGCGTGATGACTCGCGTTCACGGCGTGACGTTACGGCGTTACCCAAAATAAAGCGAACTCATATGTTATTGGATAATTTACTTCAGACGATACCTAAGTTATGTGGAAATCATGACCAGTATGGCCGCGTTGCTGAGCAAGCATGGTTGAGGAATCGCGTTTTAATGTTAGCCTTTGAAGGGAATTGCCCCGAAGAGGGGATTCAGGTTTTGGATCGTTGTGGTTTCGGCTCTTTGAGAGCTAGATTGGTCCGCGTGCTTCTGCGTTTGAAGGCGAAGCTTTTTCCTCATAATAATCAAATAACACTTGAAGGGCAGAAGGCGCCTCTTTCTTCCCGTGCCTTTTTGAAGTTGGTCTGGTTTAATCCTGATTCCGTGTCCTTGCCACTTAAAGCTGATGATAAAAACTAA
- a CDS encoding Coenzyme F420 hydrogenase/dehydrogenase, beta subunit C-terminal domain gives MIKTNPIDRLTAVIDGGYCVGCGACAGVDQNVSIALNKDGMFQAKPSSSCSATSSAANVCPFADDVPNEDSLGKELYGDFAQHSPMAGYYLSTFAGWVTEDDYRARGSSGGMGAWILSELLRRDMVDYVVHVVANREAKGGDQLFHFGVSDSPESVRSHPKSRYYPVEMSQVIQRILQQPGRYAVVGIPCFLKAIRLAAKSEPVIAERVKYTVGLVCGHLKSSGFAQLLAWQCGVTPSELSGIDFRRKIPGQKASLYGITVKGETTNGPIEKEAAVRDLYGWDWGQGFFKYKACDYCDDVLAELADITVGDAWLPEYEQQDQGTNVIVVRHPEVLEICREAAAAGRIHLDDLPLERTILSQAGGFRHRREGLSYRLWKDEQEGRWHPPKRVAAKADHLDTKRKALDDARVDLYQSSHRAFRQAKEQGQLDVFMEEMQPKTAAYKRRFYRKPLFLRIKIRIRSILNRVLKK, from the coding sequence ATGATAAAAACTAATCCTATTGATCGCTTGACCGCTGTCATTGATGGAGGCTACTGCGTAGGTTGTGGTGCCTGCGCTGGAGTCGATCAAAACGTATCTATCGCTTTAAACAAGGATGGTATGTTTCAAGCTAAGCCTAGTTCTAGTTGCTCCGCAACAAGCTCTGCTGCGAACGTGTGCCCCTTCGCCGATGACGTCCCTAACGAAGACTCTTTGGGAAAAGAGCTTTATGGAGATTTCGCCCAGCACAGCCCGATGGCGGGTTATTATCTTTCGACCTTTGCTGGTTGGGTGACGGAAGATGATTATCGAGCGCGTGGTTCTTCAGGCGGGATGGGGGCGTGGATTCTTTCGGAGCTTTTACGACGAGATATGGTAGACTACGTCGTCCATGTCGTAGCGAATCGTGAAGCCAAAGGCGGTGATCAGCTGTTTCACTTCGGTGTTTCCGATAGCCCCGAATCGGTGCGTAGCCATCCGAAGAGTCGCTACTATCCGGTAGAGATGTCGCAAGTTATCCAACGTATTCTACAGCAGCCTGGGCGATATGCTGTGGTAGGTATTCCTTGTTTCCTCAAGGCGATTCGTTTAGCGGCCAAGTCAGAACCCGTAATCGCGGAGCGTGTCAAATACACGGTCGGTTTGGTTTGTGGTCACCTCAAGAGTAGCGGCTTCGCGCAGTTGTTGGCTTGGCAGTGCGGTGTGACTCCTTCCGAGTTAAGCGGTATTGATTTTCGTCGAAAAATTCCCGGCCAAAAAGCTAGCCTTTACGGAATTACTGTAAAAGGAGAGACTACAAATGGACCCATCGAAAAAGAAGCTGCAGTTCGTGATCTATATGGCTGGGATTGGGGGCAGGGCTTCTTTAAATACAAGGCATGCGATTACTGTGACGATGTTTTAGCCGAACTTGCTGATATCACGGTCGGCGATGCGTGGTTGCCGGAATACGAACAGCAAGATCAAGGCACAAACGTGATTGTAGTGCGGCACCCCGAAGTTCTTGAGATATGTCGGGAGGCGGCTGCAGCAGGTCGAATTCATTTGGATGATTTACCTTTAGAGCGGACTATACTTTCACAGGCAGGTGGTTTCCGTCACCGGCGTGAGGGGCTCTCTTATCGACTTTGGAAAGATGAACAGGAGGGGCGTTGGCATCCGCCAAAGCGCGTTGCTGCTAAGGCAGACCATCTCGACACAAAGCGTAAGGCGCTCGATGATGCTCGTGTTGACCTTTACCAGTCAAGTCATCGTGCATTTCGACAGGCTAAGGAGCAGGGACAATTGGATGTTTTTATGGAGGAGATGCAGCCAAAGACGGCTGCTTACAAGCGTCGGTTCTACCGGAAACCTCTTTTCCTGCGGATTAAGATACGTATCCGTTCTATATTAAACCGAGTATTAAAAAAGTAA
- a CDS encoding polysaccharide pyruvyl transferase family protein: MNRDRILLVGQASHKNRGNEAIVRGTMRILRNEFGADVGADMGVRISPADLQAEMALGDPGVHSFSNFNHSHHLSKKWWALKANRFLGTKFKPHTWDFGPYLERARIAMEVGGDCYSLDYGRPDIHVEIDQFLMSRHVPTVIWGASVGPFDRDRAYEPIILDHLRKLTGIFVREDRSLEYLNSHGLKDNVYRMTDPAFVMEPEQPSEEKLGFKMPDGAIGLNLSPLVGKFRGEGQQARSWPEECVVLARAVANLGRPLVLVPHVESPVGNNDYTLLAEVKDALSDLSSPIFLLPTTLNAAEKKWVLSQCEVFAGARTHATIAALSMQVPTLSLAYSIKAWGINQDLFGHTDHVLPVSDLTPGLLAERLSDLLNQADAVRGQLAQRLPAIREDALAAGGILRGLCRK, translated from the coding sequence ATGAATCGAGATCGTATTCTTCTAGTAGGTCAAGCTTCCCACAAAAACAGAGGGAACGAAGCTATTGTTCGCGGCACGATGCGAATCTTACGTAATGAATTTGGAGCTGATGTTGGGGCTGATATGGGTGTGCGGATTTCCCCTGCAGATTTACAAGCAGAAATGGCTTTGGGGGATCCTGGCGTTCATAGCTTCAGTAATTTCAATCACTCCCACCATTTAAGTAAAAAGTGGTGGGCACTTAAGGCGAATCGCTTTTTAGGCACCAAATTCAAGCCCCATACTTGGGATTTTGGTCCATACTTGGAGCGAGCTCGTATCGCAATGGAAGTTGGTGGAGATTGTTACTCGCTCGACTACGGTCGTCCTGACATACACGTTGAAATTGATCAATTTCTTATGTCGCGCCATGTGCCTACTGTTATTTGGGGCGCCTCTGTCGGCCCTTTCGACCGCGACCGTGCCTACGAACCAATTATTTTGGACCATCTTCGCAAGTTAACAGGGATTTTCGTACGTGAAGATCGAAGTTTGGAATATCTGAACAGTCATGGTCTTAAAGATAATGTTTATCGTATGACAGATCCGGCTTTCGTTATGGAGCCGGAGCAACCATCCGAGGAAAAATTAGGTTTCAAGATGCCCGATGGGGCGATCGGCTTGAATCTTAGTCCGCTAGTGGGCAAGTTTCGCGGTGAAGGCCAGCAAGCTCGAAGCTGGCCAGAGGAATGCGTTGTGCTGGCTAGGGCAGTCGCGAATCTTGGGCGCCCTCTAGTGCTTGTGCCACATGTTGAGAGCCCTGTTGGCAATAATGATTATACCCTCCTAGCGGAAGTGAAAGACGCTCTTAGTGATTTGTCATCCCCTATATTTTTGCTTCCAACTACATTGAATGCTGCGGAGAAGAAATGGGTTCTTTCTCAATGTGAGGTCTTTGCGGGGGCTCGAACGCATGCTACGATCGCGGCACTGTCGATGCAAGTGCCTACCCTCAGCCTTGCTTACAGTATTAAGGCATGGGGGATCAACCAGGATCTTTTCGGTCACACCGATCATGTGCTTCCTGTCAGTGATTTGACGCCAGGGTTACTTGCTGAAAGGCTAAGTGATCTCTTGAACCAAGCAGATGCCGTTCGCGGACAACTTGCTCAGCGATTGCCCGCAATTCGAGAAGATGCACTAGCAGCAGGCGGGATTCTCCGCGGTCTTTGTCGCAAATAG
- a CDS encoding acyltransferase family protein, whose protein sequence is MSIYNQSKIRSDYRPEIDGLRALAVLAVIVFHLGVDLLAGGFMGVDVFFVISGYLITSHIYRDMEKGIFSFRKFWLKRICRLYPALFVMVIIVTLVACYTLAQPQDVFINHAYATIFSYENIYLKFTQRGYWAAESESIYFLHAWSLSLEEQFYLILPLSLLLLRRFTKRHGLAIGLVAILSLALCVWGTYSYPGATFYLLPTRVWELLIGSWLAIRHFKSKRGSTITPIKSSMLLAIALILIVAPMFLVKSYAHFPGILALLPCVGTAMIIHYSGSGTITDRFLSFGIINYIGRISYSLYLWHWPFIVGTRYLIDATWLAMIPALVMSVLSYHFVEQPFRRMPRKKSATLILLFLAIVVFLLVAVIANPNQKLIRPLVPNIAAPESFVAGRDFDILEDVKKGQNDFPIYGTGSGSQLDIALLGSSHGLAYTYPLLEFANKNSLRVAFLATQGSGVASIPSSGSYVEMVQTARSEFLQKNPPEIIVVAGRWEIEVGGAPSKEDFVTRFQTRLQKLSKNTSKVLILSQVPRIMTKNEDPYYREILLAQILRHGEMSPVTPAKGTKEANAIVAAAVQELQLVEPSKFYFVDVYDLLVGGQGSVAILDEAGNFLYSDDDHLNRTGGQLLFDKSVKPLIKEWLVPTH, encoded by the coding sequence ATGTCCATTTATAACCAGTCAAAGATACGTTCAGACTATAGACCAGAGATTGATGGTCTGCGTGCGCTCGCAGTACTCGCAGTCATTGTTTTTCACTTGGGGGTCGATCTTTTGGCTGGTGGATTCATGGGGGTTGATGTCTTTTTTGTCATATCTGGCTATCTAATCACCTCCCACATCTACCGAGATATGGAGAAGGGGATTTTTTCCTTTCGGAAATTTTGGCTTAAACGTATCTGCCGTTTATATCCTGCTTTATTTGTAATGGTCATAATAGTGACGTTAGTTGCTTGCTACACCTTAGCACAGCCACAGGACGTTTTTATCAATCATGCTTATGCTACTATATTTTCGTATGAAAATATCTATTTAAAATTCACTCAACGAGGCTATTGGGCGGCCGAGTCAGAAAGTATCTATTTTTTGCATGCTTGGTCCCTTTCGCTAGAAGAGCAGTTTTATCTCATACTGCCCTTAAGCCTATTGCTCTTGCGTCGCTTTACTAAACGCCACGGTTTGGCCATTGGACTAGTTGCTATTCTAAGCCTGGCCCTATGTGTGTGGGGCACATATAGCTATCCAGGCGCTACATTCTATTTGTTACCAACTAGAGTATGGGAATTATTGATTGGTAGTTGGTTGGCGATTCGTCACTTTAAAAGTAAGAGGGGCAGTACAATAACACCGATCAAGAGTAGTATGCTACTCGCTATCGCTTTAATTCTGATAGTCGCCCCTATGTTCTTGGTCAAGAGCTACGCTCATTTTCCAGGAATACTTGCTTTGTTGCCGTGTGTTGGAACGGCAATGATAATTCACTATTCTGGTTCAGGAACAATTACCGATAGATTTTTATCGTTTGGAATTATCAACTATATCGGCCGCATCTCATATTCGCTCTACCTCTGGCATTGGCCTTTCATTGTGGGAACTAGGTATTTGATCGACGCAACATGGTTAGCCATGATTCCAGCTTTAGTGATGAGTGTTCTGAGTTATCATTTCGTTGAGCAGCCCTTCCGAAGGATGCCTCGTAAGAAATCTGCAACTCTAATCCTGTTGTTTTTAGCTATTGTGGTATTCTTATTGGTCGCGGTAATAGCGAACCCGAATCAAAAATTGATTAGACCTTTAGTTCCTAACATTGCAGCACCGGAATCATTTGTCGCGGGACGTGATTTTGATATTTTAGAAGATGTAAAAAAAGGTCAAAATGATTTCCCCATTTATGGAACTGGCAGCGGTAGTCAGCTTGATATTGCATTGCTGGGATCCTCGCACGGATTGGCTTATACCTATCCTCTTTTGGAATTTGCGAACAAGAATAGTTTGAGGGTAGCTTTCTTGGCTACGCAAGGCTCAGGTGTTGCGAGTATCCCTAGCAGTGGTAGTTACGTTGAAATGGTTCAGACCGCTAGAAGTGAATTTTTGCAAAAAAATCCACCTGAAATTATAGTTGTTGCGGGGCGGTGGGAGATTGAAGTAGGGGGAGCTCCATCGAAAGAAGATTTTGTTACTAGATTTCAAACACGCCTACAAAAGCTTTCAAAAAATACTTCAAAAGTCCTGATTCTCTCTCAGGTCCCGAGGATTATGACTAAGAATGAAGATCCTTATTATCGGGAAATACTGTTAGCTCAAATACTGCGACATGGCGAAATGAGTCCGGTTACACCTGCAAAAGGCACCAAGGAAGCCAATGCGATAGTGGCTGCCGCTGTCCAGGAACTGCAACTGGTAGAGCCAAGTAAGTTCTATTTTGTGGATGTTTATGACCTTCTTGTAGGTGGTCAGGGCAGTGTCGCTATCTTGGATGAGGCTGGTAATTTTCTCTACTCTGACGATGATCATTTGAATCGGACAGGCGGGCAACTACTTTTCGATAAGTCCGTAAAGCCTCTGATCAAAGAATGGTTAGTGCCAACTCATTAA
- a CDS encoding glycosyltransferase family 4 protein, with translation MKLFQPKPNHSCPVTVASDAKISAPVPVYLVRYRYAHHAGPSGYDRVCDFLNAEQVALSDSLYWLGETLLRPPALWFAKTCGIFEYSRYDWIMEQAVIRHAHRNQPGVYHFVYGEKSFARSGEALAKNGHRVVLTMHHPEAHLEQYFRDFTHLQHVSCILTMDHDMVPVWNKHAGREIARWVPHGVDCDYFTPIEKGVSDEKTIVFAGTHERDIDTLLRTIEQLSIDESLRFRLLSKNPKLKALGEKHKRVETIDWVDDPAYLEFIQNADLLLLPLKMSTVCNVVLEAMACGVPVVTTVGGIGAYLDHDSGLMVEAEDIAGWCDAVNKLLGDADAPRRARAHSLRFHWGQIAKTQSEIFREVMK, from the coding sequence ATGAAGCTATTTCAGCCAAAGCCGAATCATAGTTGCCCGGTGACTGTGGCTTCGGATGCGAAGATTTCAGCCCCGGTTCCAGTTTATCTCGTGCGATATCGTTATGCGCACCATGCGGGACCTTCGGGGTACGACCGAGTCTGTGATTTTCTGAATGCCGAGCAAGTCGCGCTTTCTGACTCTCTCTATTGGTTGGGGGAAACTTTGCTACGTCCTCCGGCACTGTGGTTTGCAAAAACTTGCGGGATTTTTGAATACTCTCGTTACGATTGGATTATGGAGCAGGCTGTTATACGGCACGCTCATAGAAATCAGCCAGGGGTCTACCACTTTGTTTATGGTGAAAAGAGTTTTGCCCGCTCGGGGGAGGCGCTGGCTAAGAATGGGCATCGTGTCGTTTTGACCATGCATCATCCGGAGGCTCATTTAGAGCAATATTTCCGGGATTTTACACATTTGCAGCACGTTTCTTGTATCTTGACTATGGACCATGATATGGTTCCCGTTTGGAATAAGCATGCAGGGCGAGAGATCGCGCGATGGGTTCCGCATGGGGTTGATTGTGATTACTTCACCCCAATCGAAAAAGGTGTCAGCGACGAGAAGACTATCGTCTTTGCTGGGACTCATGAACGTGATATTGATACCTTACTGAGGACAATCGAACAGCTTTCAATTGATGAGAGCCTTCGATTTAGGCTGCTATCAAAAAATCCCAAATTAAAAGCGCTTGGCGAGAAACACAAGAGAGTTGAGACGATAGACTGGGTTGATGATCCTGCTTATCTAGAGTTTATACAAAACGCTGACTTGTTACTTCTCCCATTAAAAATGAGTACCGTATGCAACGTTGTGCTCGAGGCAATGGCCTGTGGGGTACCCGTCGTGACGACGGTCGGGGGGATTGGCGCCTATCTGGATCATGATTCGGGCCTAATGGTAGAGGCCGAAGACATCGCTGGTTGGTGTGACGCGGTAAACAAACTCCTCGGTGATGCGGATGCGCCACGCAGGGCTCGTGCCCACTCTTTACGTTTTCATTGGGGACAAATTGCAAAAACACAGAGTGAGATTTTTAGGGAGGTAATGAAATGA
- a CDS encoding glycosyltransferase family 4 protein: MKPDIVFFSNGSCFDLSIPVYSRFIRKINVPFLTYLALNTEHETLPYPRMLDLRYGFQSAASVIFSSRRNLETAERQIAGNIDNAVTLTNPPTCTEYPEYPWPDQSIVRFAMVARLNAKIKGQPLALAVLADERWRKREWHLDIFGKGPDEQYIRALVEHYDLQDKVSFRGYATDVGQEIWAENHVLLMPSLYEGCPISLYDAALFGRPAIVSDVGGNAEFVLEGENGFVAAAPSVPSFSDALERAWNAKGELSKMGQVALERASSIVDMAPENIVYAQMQEIVKNGRR, from the coding sequence GTGAAACCAGATATTGTGTTTTTTAGTAATGGATCCTGTTTTGATTTATCGATTCCCGTATATAGTCGGTTTATCCGTAAGATTAATGTTCCTTTTTTGACTTACCTCGCTCTAAATACGGAACATGAAACGTTGCCTTATCCAAGGATGTTGGATTTGAGGTATGGCTTTCAGTCGGCAGCTTCAGTCATTTTCTCTTCACGTAGAAACTTGGAAACAGCGGAACGCCAAATTGCGGGAAATATTGATAATGCTGTAACCCTGACGAACCCTCCGACCTGCACGGAATATCCCGAATATCCATGGCCGGATCAAAGTATTGTGCGATTCGCTATGGTGGCTCGTCTGAATGCTAAGATAAAAGGGCAACCTCTTGCTTTAGCAGTTTTGGCCGATGAGCGGTGGCGCAAGCGTGAATGGCATCTTGATATTTTTGGGAAGGGTCCTGACGAGCAATACATTCGTGCTTTAGTCGAACATTACGATCTTCAAGATAAGGTCAGTTTTCGAGGTTACGCGACAGATGTTGGGCAAGAGATCTGGGCTGAAAATCATGTTTTGTTGATGCCTTCACTTTACGAAGGCTGTCCAATTTCGTTGTATGATGCAGCCTTATTTGGTCGACCTGCCATCGTTTCAGATGTAGGCGGAAACGCTGAATTTGTTCTAGAGGGAGAAAATGGTTTCGTTGCTGCGGCACCCTCTGTGCCTAGTTTCAGTGATGCACTAGAGCGTGCCTGGAATGCAAAAGGTGAATTGTCGAAAATGGGGCAGGTGGCTCTTGAACGTGCTTCAAGCATAGTGGATATGGCACCCGAGAATATTGTGTACGCGCAGATGCAGGAGATCGTAAAAAATGGTCGTAGGTAG
- a CDS encoding NAD-dependent epimerase/dehydratase family protein, which yields MVVGSGLLAQALDCFAIRNDVLIFAAGVSDSVACTPADCSRELRRLSGYRNIESKLVYFSSCSVTDPEHAQSPYVLHKQAQEAFIHENFKHFLIIRLPTVVGSGGNERNLFNFFYQQLNQNRALTVRKEAERYLFDVSDLVTVVRRLLDFSNDRDVIDACWDNRVNILQIVEYMRRALHSDSSIQVIDGGSFPIVDNQRFIDAMGGELTEGKSAISILDKYIALRGNHEKSGE from the coding sequence ATGGTCGTAGGTAGTGGTTTATTGGCTCAGGCGCTTGATTGCTTTGCGATCCGCAACGATGTGCTCATCTTTGCAGCAGGTGTTTCCGATTCAGTCGCCTGTACGCCTGCGGATTGTTCGCGGGAATTGAGGCGTTTGTCTGGCTATCGTAACATTGAATCAAAGTTGGTCTACTTCAGTTCATGTAGCGTGACGGATCCTGAGCATGCGCAAAGCCCCTACGTGTTGCATAAGCAGGCGCAGGAGGCTTTTATTCATGAGAATTTTAAACATTTTCTCATCATCAGACTCCCAACAGTTGTTGGAAGTGGAGGGAATGAACGCAATCTGTTCAACTTCTTTTACCAGCAACTCAATCAAAACCGAGCACTTACTGTCCGTAAAGAGGCGGAGCGCTACCTTTTTGACGTGTCCGATTTAGTAACGGTTGTTAGGCGTCTCCTCGATTTTTCTAATGACCGCGATGTAATCGATGCCTGTTGGGACAATCGCGTGAATATTTTGCAGATAGTCGAATATATGCGGCGAGCTTTGCATTCTGATTCATCGATTCAGGTTATAGATGGTGGGAGTTTTCCAATAGTTGATAATCAACGTTTTATCGATGCGATGGGGGGCGAACTGACTGAAGGGAAGTCAGCTATCTCAATATTAGATAAGTATATAGCTTTGAGGGGAAATCACGAGAAGTCAGGGGAATAA
- a CDS encoding acyltransferase family protein, whose amino-acid sequence MLTDFGLTATALFGFMNKNSNYRPEIDGLRALAVLPVVFFHFGMGFSGGFTGVDVFFVISGFLICGIILRESDEGGFSILRFYERRVRRILPAFFTVIFATLVLAALVLYPSELDLMGHHLSYISLFASNIQLTAFEGGYWGADAKTFPLLHTWSLAVEEQFYFVMPFILMVLHRCFRKHLFVALLFLFFTSLVYCIYATETVPKQAFYLLPSRGWEMLFGGMVFLLVQKGCPWSKVPYVSSLFGLLGLILIIVGYFCITEDMAFPGYIALLPTVGTGLFIYSNSWNKNWTGQILAWSPLQFIGKISYSLYLWHWPLIVLLKEHRYPQEIGITDQLLLLLISFILSVLTWKFIEQPLRHPAKNHSRFKAFVPACFFIVVLFGVSLVIRKFDGFPSRLALVGGEAVAHIKMEQESLGGQANDTKYTKNGLFAEGGYQVNIEPGEVPELVVLGDSHAGMYAPVFSKLSAEYDVSSSFFMLSGVRPLLDTTALDNDLIYGYLEQWRPSAIVFIMRMDNMIGQILADPDYAKRWESVLRRTSLACDDLYFILQTPKSLERSFSGSFDFIQLRLIRLLVGDGEQLPQRVDEPKVSRISRSQTLAWLIDLDISNLKVLDPGQYLLDGGKTVILDDDDRLLYVDDDHVNRFGAEYASPLFTSIFRTILSRSSD is encoded by the coding sequence TTGTTAACAGATTTCGGGCTAACCGCTACAGCATTGTTTGGTTTTATGAATAAGAATAGTAATTATCGACCAGAAATTGACGGCCTACGTGCATTGGCAGTGTTGCCAGTTGTATTTTTTCATTTTGGCATGGGCTTTTCGGGAGGCTTTACCGGAGTCGATGTTTTTTTTGTGATTTCTGGTTTTTTGATTTGTGGGATCATTCTTCGAGAGTCGGATGAGGGAGGATTTTCAATTCTTCGATTTTATGAGCGCAGGGTTCGACGTATTTTACCTGCTTTTTTTACAGTCATATTTGCTACTTTGGTGCTTGCGGCATTGGTGCTCTATCCCAGTGAATTGGATTTAATGGGGCACCATTTATCGTATATCAGTCTATTTGCGTCTAATATTCAACTAACCGCTTTTGAGGGGGGGTATTGGGGCGCAGATGCGAAGACATTTCCATTATTGCATACATGGTCGTTAGCGGTTGAAGAGCAGTTTTATTTTGTAATGCCATTTATTTTGATGGTGTTACATCGATGCTTCAGAAAGCATCTTTTCGTAGCACTGCTGTTTTTGTTTTTTACTTCGTTAGTATATTGTATTTATGCAACAGAGACTGTTCCCAAACAGGCCTTCTATCTATTGCCATCACGCGGATGGGAAATGCTATTCGGGGGCATGGTTTTTCTTCTTGTTCAGAAGGGGTGCCCTTGGTCGAAGGTTCCATACGTTAGTTCACTATTCGGGCTGCTAGGACTTATTCTTATAATTGTTGGCTATTTCTGCATTACCGAGGATATGGCATTCCCAGGGTATATCGCTTTGCTGCCGACAGTAGGAACTGGATTGTTTATCTACAGCAATTCATGGAATAAAAATTGGACTGGACAGATTCTCGCCTGGTCGCCACTGCAATTTATTGGTAAAATCTCTTACTCGCTTTATTTATGGCATTGGCCGTTAATTGTTTTGCTTAAAGAGCACCGTTATCCTCAGGAGATCGGAATTACGGACCAGTTGTTGCTTCTGCTTATTTCATTTATCCTTTCGGTTCTGACTTGGAAATTTATAGAGCAGCCGCTTCGTCATCCAGCTAAGAATCACTCACGTTTCAAAGCTTTTGTGCCCGCTTGTTTCTTTATCGTTGTTCTGTTTGGGGTTAGCTTAGTTATTCGGAAGTTTGATGGCTTTCCGAGCCGTCTTGCTTTGGTAGGAGGCGAGGCTGTGGCGCACATTAAGATGGAGCAAGAATCATTGGGGGGACAAGCAAACGATACAAAATACACAAAGAATGGTCTTTTTGCTGAGGGAGGCTATCAGGTGAATATTGAGCCCGGGGAAGTTCCAGAACTGGTTGTTCTTGGAGATAGCCATGCTGGAATGTATGCCCCTGTGTTTTCGAAGCTTTCGGCTGAGTATGATGTATCCAGTTCATTTTTTATGTTGAGCGGAGTCCGCCCGCTATTGGATACTACTGCACTGGATAATGATTTAATTTATGGTTATTTGGAGCAATGGCGTCCATCGGCAATCGTTTTCATTATGCGAATGGATAATATGATTGGTCAGATTCTAGCAGATCCAGATTACGCAAAGCGCTGGGAATCTGTATTGCGGCGAACCAGCTTGGCCTGTGACGATTTGTATTTTATACTTCAAACACCTAAATCGCTTGAGCGCAGTTTTAGTGGCTCATTTGATTTTATACAGCTCCGTTTGATACGATTGCTAGTTGGAGATGGGGAACAGTTGCCTCAGCGCGTCGATGAACCCAAAGTGAGTCGCATCTCTCGTTCGCAAACTTTAGCTTGGCTAATAGATTTAGACATATCCAATTTAAAAGTGTTGGACCCTGGTCAGTATCTCCTTGACGGAGGGAAGACTGTAATTCTAGACGACGATGATCGTTTGTTGTATGTGGACGATGATCATGTGAATCGATTCGGCGCGGAGTATGCGTCTCCATTATTTACCAGTATATTTAGAACGATATTGAGCCGCTCGAGCGATTGA